In one Sphingobium sp. MI1205 genomic region, the following are encoded:
- a CDS encoding Dps family protein, protein MTRQVNIGIGEEDRVAICEGLSRLLADTYTLYLTSHNFHWNVTGPMFNSLHAMFMTQYTELWNAIDPIAERIRSLGQPAPGSYAQFAKLSSLPDAPEVPPKALDMVDILAKGHEAAARTARTLFPLVEKASDEPTADLLTQRIGVHEQAAWMLRALLEE, encoded by the coding sequence ATGACCAGACAAGTGAATATTGGAATCGGCGAGGAAGATCGGGTTGCGATTTGCGAAGGCCTGAGCCGCCTCCTGGCGGACACCTACACTCTCTATCTGACCTCGCACAACTTTCACTGGAACGTGACCGGGCCGATGTTCAACAGCCTCCATGCCATGTTCATGACGCAATATACCGAGTTGTGGAACGCGATCGACCCGATCGCCGAACGCATCCGCTCGCTCGGACAGCCCGCACCCGGTTCCTACGCGCAGTTCGCCAAACTCAGTTCCCTGCCCGACGCGCCGGAAGTGCCGCCGAAGGCGCTCGACATGGTCGACATCCTCGCCAAGGGGCATGAAGCGGCCGCCCGCACGGCGCGCACGCTGTTCCCTCTGGTCGAGAAGGCGAGCGACGAGCCGACCGCGGACCTGCTCACCCAACGGATCGGCGTGCATGAGCAGGCCGCATGGATGCTGCGCGCCCTGCTCGAAGAGTAA
- a CDS encoding ferritin-like domain-containing protein has translation MATSKLANILLDALEDERKAEATYAAVIEKFGPVRPFSNIIEAEQRHAAALERQLARLGIDVPPDPWTGKVAAPASLAQACESAVQGEIENIALYDRLIPMVDDPAARQVMENLQAASRERHLPAFRQCLERERDRRS, from the coding sequence TTGGCTACGTCAAAGCTGGCAAACATCCTCCTCGATGCGCTCGAAGACGAGCGGAAGGCGGAGGCGACCTATGCCGCCGTGATCGAAAAGTTCGGCCCTGTCCGGCCCTTTTCCAACATCATAGAGGCCGAACAGCGCCATGCCGCCGCACTTGAGCGCCAGCTTGCCCGGCTGGGCATCGACGTACCGCCCGATCCATGGACGGGGAAAGTGGCGGCACCAGCTTCTCTCGCGCAGGCTTGCGAAAGCGCGGTCCAGGGCGAGATCGAGAATATCGCGCTTTACGACCGGCTGATCCCGATGGTCGACGACCCCGCGGCGCGCCAGGTGATGGAAAACCTGCAGGCCGCCTCGCGCGAGCGCCACCTTCCAGCTTTCAGGCAATGCCTGGAGCGGGAACGCGATCGCCGTTCGTGA